A stretch of Canis lupus familiaris isolate Mischka breed German Shepherd chromosome 11, alternate assembly UU_Cfam_GSD_1.0, whole genome shotgun sequence DNA encodes these proteins:
- the LOC484977 gene encoding prefoldin subunit 1-like has protein sequence MAVEPVDLELKKAFTELQAKVIDTQQKVKFADIQIEQLNRTKKHAHLTDTEIMTLVDETNMYEGVGRMFILQSKEVIHSQLLEKQKIAEKKIKELEQKKSYLERSVKEAEDNIREMLMARRAQ, from the exons ATGGCTGTG GAACCCGTGGATCTGGAGTTGAAGAAGGCCTTCACAGAACTTCAAGCCAAAGTTATTGACACTCAACAGAAGGTGAAGTTTGCAGACATACAGATTGAACAgctaaacagaacaaaaaagcaCGCACATCTTACAGATACAGAGATTATGACTTTGGTAGATGAGACTAACATGTATGAAGGTGTaggaagaatgtttattcttCAGTCCAAGGAGGTAATTCACAGTCAGctgttagagaaacagaaaatagcagaaaaaaaaattaaagaactagaACAGAAAAAATCCTACCTGGAGCGGAGTGTGAAGGAAGCTGAGGACAACATCCGGGAGATGCTGATGGCACGAAGGGCACAGTAG